From Triticum urartu cultivar G1812 chromosome 2, Tu2.1, whole genome shotgun sequence, a single genomic window includes:
- the LOC125539305 gene encoding histone H1-like yields MTALAKPSASAPKPKKTSAAGAAHPTYFEMIKEAIAALKDRTGSSSVAIAKFIEEKHGKALPANFKKMLSVQLRASAAKGKLVKVKASYKLSDAAKKDAPKPKAKPAAPKAAAKPAKDAAKPKKKASAKPKKAAAAGTKRKAPQKKKLVAKAKKSPAAKAKAKPKTVRSPAAKKARKVASA; encoded by the exons ATGACTGCTTTGGCCAAGCCCTCCGCCTCAGCGCCGAAGCCGAAGAAGACCTCCGCCGCTGGAGCCGCCCACCCGACCTACTTCGAG ATGATCAAGGAGGCGATCGCGGCTCTCAAGGACAGGACCGGGTCGAGCTCGGTCGCCATCGCCAAGTTCATCGAGGAGAAGCACGGCAAGGCCCTCCCGGCCAACTTCAAGAAGATGCTCTCCGTCCAGCTCCGCGCGTCCGCCGCCAAGGGCAAGCTCGTCAAGGTCAAGGCCTCCTACAAGCTCTCCGACGCCGCCAAGAAGGACGCGCCCAAGCCCAAGGCCAAGCCCGCCGCCCCCAAGGCTGCGGCGAAGCCCGCAAAAGACGCCGCCAAGCCCAAGAAGAAGGCCTCCGCGAAGCCCAAGAAGGCCGCCGCCGCTGGCACGAAGCGCAAGGCACCCCAGAAGAAGAAGCTGGTCGCCAAAGCCAAGAAGTCGCCCGCGGCGAAGGCCAAGGCGAAGCCGAAGACCGTCCGCTCCCCGGCCGCCAAGAAGGCCCGCAAGGTCGCCTCCGCTTGA